From Halodesulfovibrio aestuarii DSM 17919 = ATCC 29578, the proteins below share one genomic window:
- a CDS encoding RsmB/NOP family class I SAM-dependent RNA methyltransferase: protein MTVTTSSRSFRLVCTPEERPLVEELLRVQGYDFEPEPFSEWSRKITHEPKPLGSSLAAFFGLIYIQDRSSMLPPVVLHPEAGDAVLDMCASPGSKTGFLAQLVGSSGFVLGNEPSRNRLATLRQNLFTMNLLHTATCSYPGESLPLPSGGWKKIQLDPPCSGWGTVKRNPNVLKLWQGDKVKPLIGIQRKLLQEAFRLLAPGGKVVFSTCTTNVQENEEQVRFATNEIGFKLQPITAPEGFTFEAPYLDGCEGTLRVDPEKSGAQGFYIAAFTKPEDAEAPEEFEPGLKADIMPRRALSMPGVDTSLLPEGELAHVRENALFLPQYALDNFPETFRWRGFPIGKMARGEVRPSPRLRALMPEYEEGNGINLEETEPIERLLTGQSMQVKAKGKECGLYFKGLRLGRLKVKGNRVLWSEK from the coding sequence GTGACAGTAACAACCTCATCCCGTTCTTTCAGGCTTGTTTGTACCCCTGAAGAGCGACCACTTGTTGAAGAGCTTTTGCGCGTGCAAGGCTACGACTTTGAACCAGAACCATTTTCTGAATGGTCCCGAAAAATTACCCATGAGCCGAAACCACTGGGTTCCAGCCTCGCGGCATTTTTCGGTCTCATTTACATTCAGGACAGATCTTCAATGCTTCCGCCAGTGGTTTTACATCCAGAAGCCGGAGACGCGGTACTTGATATGTGCGCAAGCCCTGGAAGTAAAACAGGGTTTCTTGCTCAATTAGTCGGCTCAAGTGGTTTTGTACTGGGAAATGAACCCAGCCGAAACCGCCTTGCAACTCTACGCCAGAATCTCTTTACTATGAACTTGCTTCATACTGCCACCTGTTCCTACCCCGGTGAAAGTCTCCCTCTGCCATCCGGCGGATGGAAGAAAATCCAACTCGACCCGCCATGCAGTGGATGGGGGACAGTAAAACGCAATCCAAATGTTCTCAAACTGTGGCAAGGCGATAAAGTTAAGCCACTCATCGGCATTCAGCGCAAACTACTCCAAGAGGCATTTCGTCTTCTTGCCCCTGGCGGCAAAGTCGTCTTCTCAACCTGTACAACTAACGTACAAGAAAACGAAGAACAAGTACGCTTTGCAACAAACGAAATTGGCTTCAAGCTCCAACCAATCACTGCGCCGGAAGGCTTCACTTTTGAGGCACCATACCTTGATGGTTGTGAAGGAACACTCCGCGTTGATCCTGAAAAGTCGGGAGCGCAAGGGTTCTACATTGCCGCCTTCACCAAACCGGAAGACGCAGAAGCACCGGAAGAGTTTGAACCGGGTCTCAAAGCGGATATTATGCCGCGCCGAGCCCTTAGTATGCCGGGCGTGGATACCAGTTTACTTCCGGAAGGGGAACTCGCTCATGTTCGTGAAAACGCCCTCTTCCTGCCACAGTATGCTCTCGACAACTTTCCAGAAACTTTCCGATGGAGAGGGTTCCCGATTGGTAAAATGGCTCGTGGTGAAGTTCGACCGTCACCAAGGTTGCGCGCCCTTATGCCTGAATATGAAGAAGGCAACGGCATTAACCTTGAAGAAACCGAGCCAATCGAACGGTTACTTACCGGTCAATCTATGCAGGTAAAAGCAAAAGGTAAAGAATGCGGCCTATACTTCAAAGGTCTTCGCCTCGGACGTCTCAAAGTTAAGGGCAATCGTGTGCTTTGGAGCGAAAAATAA